Proteins from a genomic interval of Rosa chinensis cultivar Old Blush chromosome 2, RchiOBHm-V2, whole genome shotgun sequence:
- the LOC112184148 gene encoding peptide chain release factor 1, mitochondrial: protein MTSQLRRSLLQAMKQIKQLPPAFPYPLPFLRSYSTELQPQLSPKLVKIMEQRLSLIEQRNACLHSIINQSDATAEEYARANKELRKISSSMDLINHLRAIHKEIDGLRSLMAESAQDKDMLDMVTTELDQAINEEKRLHNLLLKTLLPKDDADERDCILEVRAGTGGEEASLFAMDIFKMYERFSHNKGWMFEVLDITESDLKGYKEASAAISGADVYGNLKFESGIHRVQRVPVTEKSGRIHTSAVSVAILPQADQVDVHLRNEDLKIDTYRSGGSGGQHANTTNSAVRITHIPTGMTIAIQDERSQHMNKAKALKVLCAKLYEMERSRLQNNRSKLRLEQIGSGDRSERIRTYNFPQGRVTDHRVGITHHAISDVMQGENLDVFVDALLLQQEMDAIASFSSSQ from the exons ATGACAAGTCAGCTGCGGCGTAGTTTGCTGCAGGCGATGAAACAAATTAAGCAACTGCCACCAGCCTTTCCTTACCCTCTTCCATTTCTTCGTTCTTACTCAACAG AATTGCAACCTCAGTTATCACCAAAGCTTGTTAAGATCATGGAGCAAAGGCTGTCGCTTATCGAACAAAGGAATGCTTGTCTCCACAGTATCATAAACCAG TCGGATGCCACAGCAGAAGAGTATGCAAGGGCGAATAAGGAGCTTCGCAAAATTAGCTCATCCATGGACCTTATAAATCATTTAAGAGCCATACACAAG GAGATTGATGGGTTGAGGTCACTCATGGCTGAATCTGCTCAAGATAAAGACATGCTTGATATGGTGACCACTGAGTTGGATCAGGCCATCAACGAAGAGAAAAGACTGCACAATTTGTTGCTCAAGACTCTACTCCCCAAGGATGATGCCGATGAGAGGGATTGCATATTGGAGGTTAGAGCAG GAACTGGTGGGGAGGAGGCTTCTTTGTTTGCAATGGACATATTTAAAAT GTATGAGAGATTCTCTCACAATAAAGGCTGGATGTTTGAAGTCTTGGATATTACCGAGTCTGATCTTAAAGGATATAAG GAAGCAAGTGCGGCAATCTCAGGGGCTGATGTTTATGGGAATCTTAAATTTGAGAGTGGTATTCACAGAGTACAG CGAGTTCCCGTGACAGAGAAGTCTGGACGCATTCATACTAGTGCTGTTTCTGTTGCTATCCTCCCCCAAGCTGATCAG GTAGATGTCCACCTGAGGAACGAAGATTTGAAAATTGATACCTATAGATCTGGTGGTTCTGGGGGTCAGCATGCAAATACTACAAACAGTGCGGTTAGAATAACTCATATTCCAACTGGGATGACCATAGCCATACAAGATGAACGATCCCAACATATG AACAAGGCCAAGGCACTTAAAGTACTGTGTGCAAAGCTATATGAGATGGAAAGGTCTAGACTACAGAACAATCGGTCAAAACTTCGATTAGAGCAG ATTGGCAGTGGGGATCGATCAGAACGCATTCGTACATACAACTTTCCTCAAGGTCGTGTAACTGATCATCGTGTTGGCATTACTCATCATGCAATAAGTGATGTGATGCAGGGAGAGAATCTGGATGTGTTTGTTGATGCGCTTCTTTTGCAGCAGGAAATGGATGCAATCGCATCTTTCAGTTCTTCCCAATGA